One Helicoverpa zea isolate HzStark_Cry1AcR chromosome 11, ilHelZeax1.1, whole genome shotgun sequence genomic window carries:
- the LOC124634392 gene encoding synaptic vesicle glycoprotein 2A-like — MVVVRSEAGVTGAREEISHDHLFKVTGLSSTNLEKLAQEPEASDFEEAIAATSYGKFNIALMLCTIPAFWSSVSVTSSISYIFTRAQCDMGLSLLDMGTITAMTYGGMISSAMVWGFLSDTLGRRQIMVWGFFCSGLVEMTAAMSQNFAMLLVTRFASGFLFNGPFAVLISYLAELHRTELRARVILLTSLFYTFANTTLPLLAWAILTKDWDFSIFGDTIVIHSWNLFLFATALMPLLTGIAFLCLPESPKFLMSRGRNEEAMAVFRIIYQMNTGKPGEEFPVKVLVEEKNEQQGRGVAALRGGCAQLAPLFRPPHAKWLFLMCAIHAGCMFGSNTIRLWYPQLAAMISNDAKGLCSAIAPSATPVQVDDICVPIVTDMLTYLQSAAVGAGSVLTYSIGGALVNKCGKRLVSGFCGVASAFLIVLLPFLGTDAYAVVAMVTAALAFTSLCGASLSSTTVDLFPTSLRVMAMATFLMSGRLGTITGTVIFPALIDYGCLPPFITIGSVLAVCGMACFLVPNTTLKKLE; from the exons ATGGTGGTCGTGAGGAGTGAAGCCGGGGTGACAGGAGCCAGGGAGGAGATTTCCCATGACCACCTCTTCAAGGTGACTGGATTATCATCAACGAATTTGGAGAAGTTGGCCCAAG AGCCCGAGGCCTCCGACTTCGAGGAAGCTATCGCAGCGACCAGCTATGGCAAGTTCAACATCGCTCTGATGCTGTGCACCATCCCAGCGTTCTGGAGTTCCGTCTCCGTCACCAGTTCCATCAGCTACATCTTCACGAGGGCGCAGTGTGATATGGGGCTCAGTCTGCTGGATATGGGGACTATTACTGCCATGACTTATGGAG GCATGATATCATCAGCGATGGTATGGGGTTTCCTGTCAGACACCCTCGGGAGACGACAGATCATGGTGTGGGGCTTCTTCTGCTCGGGGCTGGTGGAGATGACGGCAGCCATGAGTCAGAACTTCGCCATGCTTCTGGTTACGAGGTTCGCTAGTGGATTCCT TTTCAACGGTCCCTTCGCAGTCCTGATCTCGTACCTGGCAGAGCTCCACCGAACCGAGCTGAGGGCTCGAGTGATCCTCCTCACCAGTCTGTTCTACACGTTCGCCAACACCACCCTCCCTCTGCTCGCCTGGGCTATCCTCACTAAGGACTGGGACTTCAGTATATTTGGGGATACTATTG TAATCCACTCCTGGAACCTGTTCCTCTTCGCCACGGCGCTGATGCCTCTTCTGACCGGCATCGCATTCCTCTGCCTCCCTGAGAGCCCCAAGTTCCTGATGTCCAGAGGAAGGAACGAGGAAGCCATGGCTGTCTTCAGGATTATCTACCAGATGAACACAGGAAAACCTGGTGAGGAGTTCCCG GTGAAAGTCCTAGTAGAAGAGAAGAACGAGCAGCAAGGTCGAGGAGTTGCAGCTCTGAGAGGGGGCTGTGCGCAGCTGGCGCCGCTGTTCAGGCCGCCACACGCCAAGTGGCTGTTCCTCATGTGTGCTATACATGCCGGATGCATGTTCGG ATCCAACACCATCCGCCTCTGGTACCCCCAACTGGCAGCCATGATCAGCAACGACGCCAAAGGTCTCTGCTCAGCCATCGCGCCATCAGCCACGCCAGTCCAGGTGGATGACATCTGCGTGCCCATAGTGACTGATATGCTGACGTACCTGCAGAGTGCTGCGGTGGGCGCGGGGTCTGTGCTGACTTATTCTATTGGAGGGGCTTTGGTTAATAA ATGTGGCAAGCGCCTAGTATCAGGTTTCTGCGGAGTAGCTAGCGCATTCCTGATAGTCCTGCTGCCGTTCCTGGGCACTGACGCGTACGCAGTGGTTGCCATGGTAACGGCAGCATTGGCCTTCACCTCGCTCTGTGGAGCTTCGCTGTCCAGCACTACTGTGGACTTGTTCCCGACTTCACTAAG AGTAATGGCGATGGCAACATTCCTGATGAGCGGTCGCCTGGGTACCATCACCGGCACCGTCATCTTCCCCGCACTCATAGACTACGGCTGCCTCCCGCCTTTCATTACTATAGGATCCGTTTTAGCAG TGTGCGGAATGGCGTGTTTCTTGGTACCAAACACCACTCTCAAGAAAttagaataa
- the LOC124634393 gene encoding mothers against decapentaplegic homolog 6 yields MFRRRALRRRLVAAGAPSLPDDQLRRLARALDAGATGGECVPAGHAASQLRLAVTRAFRFPDLRDSSELRRLPLCSDQQCCNPYHWSRLCKPETPPPPYSRYAMEDLKPKEHGESTEDARRTDHERLVSASLATDGEERQSWESEWCRLAYWELTQRVGRQFGVRVRAVDVFGGGGGACGSGRHGLCLDALDQRGDAPQAEQVKKTRAKIGLGVTLSLESDGVWLYNRSQEPVFVSSPALDAAAAKALLVWRVAPGHCLCIFDPSCPPPAVSLPHIGPVDPRSVRISFAKGWGPKYSRRDVTACPCWLEVLLAPPS; encoded by the exons ATGTTCCGGAGACGCGCGCTGCGGCGGCGGCTGGTGGCGGCCGGTGCGCCTTCCTTGCCGGACGACCAGCTGCGGCGGCTCGCGAGGGCGTTGGACGCGGGCGCCACTGGCGGGGAGTGCGTGCCGGCCGGTCACGCCGCCTCACAACTCCGACTCGCAGTTACCCGCGCCTTCAGGTTCCCCGACCTACGAGACTCCAGCGAACTGCGCCGCCTGCCCCTCTGCTCCGACCAGCAGTGCTGCAACCCGTACCACTGGAGCCGCCTCTGCAAGCCCG AAACCCCTCCTCCACCTTACAGTCGTTACGCAATGGAAGACCTCAAACCTAAAG AGCATGGAGAGAGTACAGAGGATGCCAGGAGGACGGATCACGAGCGGCTTGTATCAGCGTCCCTGGCTACTGACGGAGAAG AACGTCAGAGCTGGGAGTCAGAATGGTGTCGGCTCGCGTACTGGGAGCTGACCCAGCGGGTGGGTCGTCAGTTTGGTGTCCGAGTGAGGGCAGTGGACGTGTTCGGAGGGGGAGGAGGGGCTTGTGGCTCTGGAAGGCATGGGCTGTGCCTAGACGCTTTGGACCAAAGGGGAGATGCACCGCAGGCTGAACAG GTGAAAAAAACAAGAGCAAAAATTGGTCTAGGCGTCACCCTGTCCTTAGAATCTGACGGGGTTTGGCTGTACAACCGGAGCCAAGAACCTGTGTTCGTCAGCTCCCCAGCCTTAGACGCTGCTGCAGCCAAGGCCCTCCTAGTCTGGAGGGTCGCCCCAGGCCACTGCCTATGCATCTTCGATCCTTCTTGCCCTCCTCCGGCGGTGTCACTGCCCCACATTGGTCCTGTTGACCCCAGGTCGGTCAGGATCTCGTTCGCAAAAGGTTGGGGTCCAAAGTACTCGAGGAGGGATGTGACGGCGTGTCCATGCTGGCTGGAGGTGTTGTTAGCCCCCCCGAGCTGA